The following are encoded in a window of Actinomyces oris genomic DNA:
- a CDS encoding phosphatase PAP2 family protein, which produces MLSLDHLPHTWRTRQAGTLAATAVITLSLFSWLALTTNSGTGLAPHDQSVTTWAVDERIPALTVIMQVFTALGSTVGLTILTAICAVLLFMRGHRVRALVLSLTMIGSSLLTVALKEFFRRARPSTDTLLGEPASTTSFPSGHSFNTAVFAGLLAGMVLASTASILYRALAIMAAAGATLLVGASRVYLGYHWMTDVLAGWSLGLAWLCLVTLALLWLKGRRRPTPPLATASSDSSSGVEGIEPPPA; this is translated from the coding sequence ATGCTCTCACTCGACCACCTGCCTCACACCTGGCGCACCAGGCAAGCCGGCACGCTGGCCGCAACCGCCGTCATCACGCTGTCGCTGTTCTCCTGGCTGGCCCTGACCACGAACTCCGGAACGGGGCTGGCGCCTCACGACCAGAGCGTCACCACCTGGGCCGTGGACGAGCGCATCCCGGCCCTGACCGTCATCATGCAGGTGTTCACCGCCCTGGGCTCCACCGTGGGGCTGACGATCCTGACCGCGATCTGTGCTGTCCTCCTCTTCATGAGGGGCCACCGCGTGCGAGCACTAGTCCTGAGCCTCACGATGATCGGCTCCAGCCTGTTGACGGTGGCGCTCAAAGAGTTCTTCAGGCGTGCACGCCCCTCAACCGACACCCTTCTAGGCGAGCCCGCCTCAACCACCTCTTTCCCCTCGGGGCACTCCTTCAACACGGCTGTCTTTGCCGGCCTGCTAGCGGGGATGGTCCTGGCATCCACGGCGTCGATCCTGTACCGGGCCTTAGCGATCATGGCGGCGGCGGGGGCGACCCTGCTGGTGGGGGCATCCCGCGTCTACCTGGGCTACCACTGGATGACCGATGTTCTAGCCGGCTGGTCCCTGGGGCTGGCCTGGCTGTGCCTGGTGACGCTGGCGCTCCTGTGGCTGAAGGGACGACGGCGCCCGACCCCACCTCTTGCGACCGCATCATCGGACAGCTCCTCAGGAGTAGAGGGCATCGAGCCACCACCGGCCTGA
- a CDS encoding thymidine kinase encodes MAKLYFRYGAMNSGKSTGLLQTAYNYEERDQRVLLLKAVVDTKGEDSVVSRLGVSRRVDLLVDADDDLRALVHRRALSGARPVRDEDGVPREAATLREVLDCVLIDEAQFLTALQVDQLMEIALIDDVPVLAYGIRTDFRTVSFPGSRRLLEIAHSLEELKTICRCGRKAIFNARKVGESFVFDGDQVAIDSGDVTYESLCGQCYLAAGGRLPGR; translated from the coding sequence GTGGCCAAGCTCTACTTCCGCTACGGCGCCATGAACTCCGGTAAGTCCACGGGGCTGCTCCAGACCGCCTACAACTACGAGGAGCGCGATCAGCGCGTCCTGCTCCTCAAGGCGGTGGTCGACACCAAGGGTGAGGACTCAGTGGTCTCCCGGCTCGGGGTGTCGCGCCGCGTTGACCTCCTCGTCGACGCCGACGACGACCTGCGCGCCCTGGTGCACCGGCGGGCCCTGAGCGGTGCGCGGCCCGTCCGCGACGAGGACGGCGTCCCGCGAGAGGCGGCGACATTGCGTGAGGTTCTTGACTGCGTGCTCATCGACGAGGCTCAGTTCCTCACGGCCCTTCAGGTGGACCAGCTCATGGAGATCGCGCTGATCGACGACGTGCCCGTCCTGGCCTACGGGATCCGCACCGACTTCCGCACAGTCAGCTTTCCCGGGTCGCGCAGGCTACTGGAGATCGCCCACTCCCTGGAGGAGCTCAAGACCATCTGCCGCTGCGGGCGCAAGGCCATCTTCAACGCCCGCAAGGTGGGGGAGTCCTTCGTCTTCGACGGCGATCAGGTGGCCATCGACTCCGGGGACGTCACGTATGAGTCATTGTGCGGCCAGTGCTACCTCGCCGCCGGTGGGAGGCTTCCTGGCAGGTAG
- a CDS encoding tRNA (cytidine(34)-2'-O)-methyltransferase has translation MLHVIFFEPRIPGNTGAAIRLSANTGSMLHLVDPLFDMDDAKLRRAGLDYHDLANTRVHATWQECLEQIPGRIFAFTSHTERLYTQVDWRGDDALLFGPEPTGLPQEILDHPRVSAHLRIPMVEGNRSLNLANSAAIGLYEAWRSLGFAGGA, from the coding sequence GTGCTGCACGTCATCTTCTTCGAGCCGCGCATCCCCGGCAACACCGGGGCCGCGATCCGCCTGAGCGCCAACACCGGCTCCATGCTCCACCTCGTGGACCCCCTGTTCGACATGGACGACGCCAAGCTGCGCCGTGCCGGCCTGGACTACCACGACCTGGCCAACACTCGCGTCCACGCCACCTGGCAGGAGTGCCTTGAGCAGATCCCTGGACGCATCTTCGCCTTCACCTCCCACACCGAGCGCCTCTACACCCAGGTCGACTGGCGCGGCGACGACGCCCTCCTGTTCGGCCCCGAGCCCACCGGCCTGCCCCAGGAGATCCTCGACCACCCGCGGGTGAGCGCCCACCTGCGCATCCCCATGGTGGAGGGCAACCGCTCCCTCAACCTGGCCAACTCCGCCGCTATCGGCCTGTATGAGGCCTGGCGTTCCTTGGGCTTCGCCGGAGGGGCCTGA
- a CDS encoding ABC transporter permease has product MLLVGCLALSLVIAALFVLTPNAIQYEGLLLVPVLVVSGIVFTSTTPPAWLAVVSRFLPLSVPFELLLGRATSAVALCAWLVCTAAWLGLAAFLGRRALRLATRTGTLEVV; this is encoded by the coding sequence ATGCTGCTGGTCGGCTGCCTTGCCCTGAGTCTGGTCATCGCGGCGCTGTTCGTGCTCACCCCCAACGCGATCCAGTACGAGGGGCTGCTGCTGGTGCCGGTGCTCGTGGTCTCAGGCATCGTGTTCACCTCGACGACGCCGCCTGCCTGGCTGGCTGTGGTGAGTCGGTTCCTGCCGTTGTCGGTACCCTTCGAGCTGCTGCTGGGCCGGGCGACGTCGGCAGTGGCGCTGTGCGCTTGGCTGGTGTGCACGGCCGCATGGCTGGGGCTTGCTGCCTTCCTCGGCCGGCGGGCGCTGCGTCTGGCGACACGGACCGGCACCCTGGAGGTGGTCTGA
- a CDS encoding ABC transporter permease, with protein sequence MRARALAFAYRFSSGVRVSWASSTAFATLGTAVVTLLVLPLLDVLFDVLMGSDLSAPDLVRTGYAAALVALAVSVASGVVGTVATDRMLGVFQEVHTRRRLDVAYWLSVAVVPALLAASTATVAIGVVFALSPLHDVGVLGRVITLAAPTIVCGLLMGIMAAGVGVNLPDPYLGATIIATFLPLLTGVIVPLEQCPTWLQALAHLVPVSGTLTVLDAPAAAVPALLGRDLAVAAVWAGIGLAVTRRAVTRLRQGQRTDTV encoded by the coding sequence ATGCGCGCCCGGGCTCTGGCCTTCGCCTACCGGTTCTCCTCAGGGGTGCGTGTCTCGTGGGCCTCGTCGACGGCCTTCGCGACCCTGGGCACGGCCGTGGTCACGCTGCTGGTGCTGCCGCTGCTGGACGTGCTCTTCGATGTCCTCATGGGCTCGGACCTCTCCGCGCCTGACCTGGTGCGCACCGGATACGCAGCGGCCCTGGTGGCACTGGCCGTCTCGGTGGCCTCCGGAGTGGTGGGGACCGTGGCCACGGACCGGATGCTGGGCGTCTTCCAGGAGGTCCATACCCGCAGGCGCCTCGACGTCGCCTACTGGCTGTCCGTCGCCGTCGTGCCGGCGCTCCTGGCTGCCTCGACCGCCACCGTCGCGATCGGCGTCGTCTTCGCGCTCTCACCGTTGCACGACGTTGGAGTGCTGGGGCGTGTCATCACACTGGCAGCGCCGACCATCGTGTGCGGGCTGCTCATGGGGATCATGGCCGCCGGTGTCGGAGTCAACCTGCCCGATCCCTACCTGGGTGCCACGATCATCGCCACGTTCCTGCCGCTGCTGACCGGCGTCATCGTGCCGCTCGAGCAGTGCCCTACCTGGTTGCAGGCCCTGGCCCACCTGGTTCCGGTCAGCGGCACCCTGACGGTCCTGGACGCACCGGCGGCCGCCGTCCCGGCCCTGCTAGGCCGCGACCTCGCGGTCGCCGCCGTATGGGCTGGGATCGGGCTGGCCGTCACCCGTCGCGCCGTCACCCGACTCCGTCAGGGCCAACGCACCGACACCGTCTGA
- a CDS encoding DNA polymerase Y family protein, with protein MNPPQPPSPSGPPASRFVAIWVPDWPVVALTMEARQQHRHPRARQGAPHLPDPATEPVAVVGAHGVLAASAPARRAGVTTGMRLRTARSLCPELTVLPPQEERQARAFETVMEALTSLLADPMVARPGLALSHVRGPAAWIGGEESLASALVETVTQEVDVECQVGIADSLPGAVLAARQGIIVEPGRTPEFLAPWPLDALLTCLPLSRLRRDARPLLESFSRLGLRTLADLAALPRKDVTARFGPLGNRLHHLAAGTHHEVPAIPRPAQDITVTSDLDPPVERADTAAFAARHLAENLAARLLSAGLSVGRLCVAARCEDGTDLARSWMLEDTPTPAELTDRVRWQLEGWLSGRSGRPPSSGLTHLSLTALELSPATTSQAGLWQAPGHQAQSRARRAAERVESLLGAGSVQVPRIVPGRDPRSRVRLIPWGESEGVGESTGDETAPWSGALPKPSPSIVLPRPVPARLTDIEGRELGVDIHGQLDGVPGFLSVDDGVVGVDEGAVGTGSQMEAVLLWAGPWPVDEGWWTSQGPSRRAYLQVVTDVGPPRLLVRSGRWWLDALYS; from the coding sequence ATGAACCCGCCACAACCGCCCTCGCCGTCCGGCCCACCCGCCTCCAGATTCGTGGCCATCTGGGTCCCCGACTGGCCCGTCGTCGCCCTCACCATGGAGGCCCGCCAACAGCATCGACACCCCCGAGCGCGCCAAGGAGCCCCTCACCTGCCGGACCCGGCCACCGAACCCGTCGCCGTCGTCGGCGCTCACGGAGTCCTCGCCGCCTCAGCCCCGGCCCGCCGCGCCGGCGTCACCACCGGCATGCGACTGCGTACCGCCCGCTCCCTGTGTCCTGAGCTCACCGTCCTGCCTCCACAGGAGGAACGCCAAGCCCGCGCCTTCGAAACCGTCATGGAGGCCCTCACCTCCCTCCTGGCTGACCCCATGGTGGCCCGCCCCGGACTGGCCCTGTCCCACGTCAGAGGACCTGCCGCCTGGATCGGCGGAGAAGAATCCCTCGCCTCAGCACTCGTGGAGACCGTCACCCAGGAGGTCGACGTCGAGTGCCAGGTCGGTATCGCCGACTCCCTGCCCGGAGCCGTCCTGGCCGCCCGCCAAGGAATCATCGTCGAACCGGGACGAACCCCGGAGTTCCTCGCCCCCTGGCCCCTGGACGCACTCCTGACCTGCCTGCCCCTCAGCCGACTGAGGCGTGACGCCCGCCCCCTGCTGGAGAGCTTCTCCCGACTCGGCCTACGCACCTTGGCGGACCTTGCGGCCCTGCCCAGAAAAGACGTCACCGCCCGCTTCGGCCCCCTGGGGAACAGGCTCCACCACCTGGCCGCCGGCACCCACCACGAGGTCCCCGCCATACCCCGGCCGGCCCAGGACATCACCGTCACCTCCGACCTCGACCCTCCTGTCGAACGCGCCGACACCGCGGCCTTCGCCGCCCGCCACCTCGCCGAGAACCTGGCGGCGCGCCTGTTGTCCGCAGGCCTTTCCGTCGGACGCCTCTGCGTTGCCGCCCGCTGCGAGGATGGCACCGACCTGGCCCGAAGCTGGATGCTGGAGGACACCCCCACCCCCGCCGAGCTCACCGACCGCGTGCGCTGGCAGCTCGAGGGATGGCTCTCCGGACGATCCGGGCGCCCACCCTCCTCCGGCCTGACCCACCTGAGCCTGACAGCCCTCGAGCTGAGCCCCGCCACGACCTCCCAGGCAGGACTGTGGCAAGCGCCGGGCCACCAGGCCCAGTCGCGCGCCCGCCGCGCCGCCGAGCGCGTGGAGTCACTCCTGGGGGCCGGAAGCGTCCAGGTTCCCAGGATCGTTCCCGGGCGCGACCCGCGCTCGCGGGTTCGCCTCATCCCCTGGGGTGAGAGCGAAGGCGTAGGGGAGTCCACGGGTGATGAGACGGCGCCCTGGAGCGGCGCTCTGCCCAAGCCTTCACCCTCCATTGTCCTGCCCCGACCGGTTCCTGCGCGTCTCACCGACATTGAGGGGAGAGAGCTCGGCGTCGACATCCACGGTCAGCTCGACGGTGTCCCCGGCTTCCTCAGTGTCGACGATGGCGTGGTTGGCGTTGATGAGGGTGCTGTGGGGACTGGGTCCCAGATGGAGGCCGTGCTCCTGTGGGCCGGACCCTGGCCGGTCGACGAGGGGTGGTGGACCTCCCAGGGGCCTTCGCGACGCGCCTACCTCCAGGTGGTCACCGACGTCGGGCCGCCCCGCCTGCTGGTGCGATCAGGCCGGTGGTGGCTCGATGCCCTCTACTCCTGA
- a CDS encoding SDR family oxidoreductase, which translates to MSPQIAQVDASSSKAGRRRRQGESVPFTPAHGFTRAGSGRHQRRPIALITGATSGIGLAVARDLARDHDLILLARSVNDLEELALALEEESQTAVLICPVDLTDDTALARLVSRIDIESLDVLVHSAGMEAPGAVDKITPTRWRAVLNLNLVATAYLTSLLLPALREARGLTVFINSGAGVSPRSGNALYSASKAGLKSLADTLRQEEAGKVRVTSIYPGRVDTPMQERLHAFNAARLRTEGIMATPAYRAADHMAPQSVAAAVRLAVNTPMDAVVEDLAIRPAGML; encoded by the coding sequence GTGAGCCCGCAGATCGCCCAGGTCGACGCCTCGTCCTCCAAGGCGGGCCGGCGTCGCCGTCAGGGGGAGTCCGTCCCCTTCACCCCCGCCCACGGTTTCACGCGCGCCGGCTCCGGCCGCCACCAGCGCCGCCCCATCGCCCTGATCACCGGGGCGACCTCCGGGATCGGCCTGGCCGTGGCCAGGGACCTGGCCCGGGACCACGACCTCATCCTGCTGGCCCGTTCCGTCAACGACCTGGAGGAGCTGGCGCTCGCGCTGGAGGAGGAGTCCCAGACGGCGGTCCTCATCTGCCCGGTCGACCTGACCGACGACACGGCCCTGGCCAGGCTGGTCAGCCGGATCGACATTGAGAGCCTCGACGTGCTGGTGCACAGCGCCGGCATGGAGGCGCCCGGTGCCGTTGACAAGATCACCCCCACGCGTTGGCGGGCGGTTCTCAACCTCAACCTGGTGGCGACGGCGTATCTGACGAGCCTGCTGCTGCCGGCACTGCGGGAGGCGCGCGGGCTGACGGTGTTCATCAACTCCGGCGCCGGAGTGAGCCCGCGTTCGGGCAACGCCCTCTACTCCGCCTCCAAGGCGGGGCTGAAGTCCCTGGCCGACACGCTGCGCCAGGAGGAGGCCGGCAAGGTGCGGGTCACCTCGATCTACCCGGGCCGGGTGGACACCCCTATGCAGGAGCGTCTGCACGCCTTCAATGCGGCACGCCTGCGCACCGAGGGGATCATGGCCACCCCCGCATACAGGGCTGCGGACCATATGGCGCCGCAGTCGGTGGCCGCGGCCGTGCGCCTGGCCGTCAACACCCCGATGGACGCGGTCGTGGAGGACCTGGCGATCCGCCCCGCCGGCATGCTCTGA
- a CDS encoding HNH endonuclease signature motif containing protein translates to MFEGGVLPRVPAGGAAEVLAAPAGDASAGAVTCAEDVVGLLGSLAGGGALAGVVEGLLSRLLVTAQDHDDDSDGGGDGSGDGERCAADGDAAPALLTGESGADATLVAAADGHRVVSLEGVGATGLLGLGARGLGELAAACHRLAAWASWGQSLAAACLTACGELSTHPGQWGPDGQVSSVVGYEERRFNTTCLLSARLGVSRSRVGQIIDHGSALMNMGCGPTEVMERCGVLDAAKASLVTRRLEGVPAPVALAVQQRVLPQAPRRSVSQVGRDIERALMETDPAGHAERVRVNVSRRCVTRPRPAGEGLSQVRLLLPTMDALLLDATLDAIAASARACGEQRTPAQLRADAITAMTLSTLRTSQQTAYHRPTQAPDDGTSGGTGGGGGLGSSTGDFGGVSELGSVPASFFPPRRSAFLGRLLPDGVPLEGLLGALSSLVGSASPWWTPSGTGHLPLPAGIHIDVQVTVPLTSLTDPGGLAQPEDVTDHTPAAHGPGGREPATSIGGNRLQDSDHGGYVPEGCAPKCGVPESAERPEGPCHPKSGRASPDKSPTIVTPDPLNDAASPHDRRGLPTTDGRSLPGSSGRSLPVPDPATPAFSCSAAHDSSPAASLSTALIAQPAASPAEVAEVRIGARSVAVPALTAWALAAGGTWRRLVTDPASGVVIDVGRTRYRPPAGLADLVRARDRACVFPTCQTPAERCDIDHLTAWSQGGTTSLDNLVTLCEAHHRLKHTPGWALTRDQASGILSWHTPDKTVYQRHPNGTITRLPRKTGPHQHHVPGTVVPADLSKQISHDILNRLNRALDRALDNQAHNHTGPGTNTNGSTSPRLTTRGPQPGQKPGDYEPTPYPKAAHTLQLAPLIDQAPPF, encoded by the coding sequence ATGTTCGAAGGCGGTGTGCTTCCTCGTGTCCCGGCCGGTGGTGCGGCCGAGGTGCTGGCCGCGCCCGCCGGGGACGCGTCGGCGGGGGCTGTGACCTGCGCTGAGGACGTGGTGGGTCTGCTGGGGTCCTTGGCCGGCGGTGGAGCGCTGGCCGGTGTGGTCGAGGGGCTGCTGTCCCGGCTGCTGGTCACCGCCCAGGACCACGACGACGACAGCGACGGTGGCGGCGATGGAAGTGGTGACGGTGAGCGTTGCGCTGCTGATGGTGATGCGGCGCCGGCCCTGCTCACCGGCGAGTCGGGTGCTGACGCGACGCTGGTGGCCGCTGCTGATGGACACAGGGTCGTGTCTCTGGAGGGGGTCGGTGCTACTGGGCTGCTTGGCCTGGGAGCACGGGGTCTGGGGGAGTTGGCCGCGGCCTGCCACCGCCTGGCGGCCTGGGCGTCGTGGGGTCAGTCCCTGGCGGCGGCGTGCCTGACCGCCTGTGGTGAGCTGTCGACCCATCCGGGTCAGTGGGGCCCAGACGGGCAGGTCTCGTCGGTGGTCGGCTACGAGGAGCGCAGGTTCAACACCACCTGCCTGCTGTCAGCCCGCCTGGGCGTCTCGCGGAGTCGGGTCGGGCAGATCATCGATCACGGCAGCGCCCTGATGAACATGGGTTGCGGCCCCACTGAGGTCATGGAGCGGTGCGGGGTGCTGGACGCAGCCAAGGCGTCCCTGGTGACTCGCCGCCTGGAGGGGGTGCCGGCCCCGGTGGCACTGGCCGTTCAGCAGCGGGTCCTGCCCCAGGCGCCTAGGCGCAGCGTGTCCCAGGTAGGACGCGACATTGAACGGGCCCTAATGGAGACAGACCCCGCCGGCCACGCTGAGCGGGTGCGAGTCAATGTCTCCCGTCGGTGCGTGACGCGCCCCAGGCCCGCCGGCGAGGGCCTGTCCCAGGTCCGCCTGCTGCTGCCCACGATGGACGCCCTGCTGCTGGACGCCACCTTGGACGCGATCGCCGCCAGCGCCAGGGCCTGCGGCGAGCAGCGCACCCCGGCCCAGCTGCGCGCCGACGCCATCACCGCGATGACCCTGTCCACACTACGCACCAGCCAGCAGACCGCCTACCACAGACCCACACAAGCCCCCGACGACGGCACCAGTGGCGGCACTGGCGGTGGTGGCGGTCTCGGCAGCAGCACTGGAGACTTTGGCGGTGTGAGTGAGCTGGGTTCAGTGCCTGCCTCGTTCTTTCCTCCCAGGCGTTCTGCCTTCCTGGGTCGTCTGCTGCCTGACGGGGTGCCTCTGGAAGGACTCCTGGGGGCTTTGAGCTCCTTGGTGGGGTCCGCCAGCCCATGGTGGACTCCCTCAGGCACCGGACACCTCCCCCTGCCAGCGGGCATCCACATCGACGTCCAGGTCACCGTCCCCCTCACCAGCCTGACCGACCCAGGTGGCCTGGCTCAGCCAGAAGACGTCACCGACCACACCCCAGCTGCTCACGGTCCCGGCGGCCGCGAACCCGCCACCAGCATCGGAGGCAACCGGCTCCAGGACAGCGATCACGGGGGCTATGTGCCCGAGGGCTGTGCTCCTAAGTGTGGTGTTCCCGAGAGCGCTGAGCGCCCCGAAGGTCCCTGCCATCCGAAGTCCGGCAGAGCCAGCCCAGACAAGAGCCCCACCATTGTCACGCCCGACCCTCTCAATGACGCAGCATCCCCGCATGACCGGAGAGGCCTGCCCACCACTGATGGGAGGAGTCTGCCCGGCTCCAGTGGGAGGAGTCTGCCTGTACCCGACCCGGCTACTCCCGCCTTCTCGTGCTCTGCTGCTCACGACTCCTCGCCTGCCGCGTCGTTGTCCACTGCTCTCATCGCCCAGCCGGCCGCCTCGCCGGCTGAGGTCGCGGAGGTGCGCATTGGGGCGCGCAGTGTGGCGGTGCCGGCCCTGACTGCCTGGGCCCTGGCCGCCGGCGGGACCTGGAGGCGCCTGGTCACCGACCCAGCAAGCGGAGTCGTGATCGACGTGGGCCGCACCCGTTACCGTCCCCCGGCCGGCCTGGCCGACCTGGTGCGCGCCCGCGACCGGGCCTGTGTCTTCCCCACCTGCCAGACCCCCGCCGAACGCTGCGACATCGACCACCTCACCGCCTGGAGCCAGGGCGGGACCACCAGCCTGGACAACCTCGTCACCCTGTGCGAGGCCCACCACCGCCTCAAGCACACCCCCGGATGGGCCCTCACCCGAGACCAGGCCAGCGGGATCCTGTCCTGGCACACCCCCGACAAGACCGTCTACCAGCGCCACCCCAACGGCACCATCACCCGCCTGCCCCGCAAGACCGGCCCCCACCAGCACCACGTCCCCGGCACCGTCGTACCAGCCGACCTGAGCAAGCAGATCAGCCACGACATCCTCAACCGCCTCAACCGGGCCCTTGACAGAGCACTCGACAACCAGGCCCACAACCACACCGGTCCCGGCACCAACACCAACGGCAGCACCAGCCCCCGCCTCACAACCCGCGGCCCCCAACCCGGCCAGAAACCCGGAGACTACGAACCCACCCCCTACCCCAAAGCCGCCCACACCCTCCAACTCGCACCCCTCATCGACCAAGCCCCACCCTTCTGA
- a CDS encoding YbhB/YbcL family Raf kinase inhibitor-like protein, with amino-acid sequence MTADLTRPRPPAPTGLLPSVPSFTLTSADLTEQGRVPDIFTGIHDNVSPALSWSGFPEQTQSFVVSCFDPDAPTMSGWWHWTIVDLDASVTSLERGAGASDLQLDGAAFHLAGDSGDHAWFGPYPPAGDGDHRYVFTVSALDVDTLGLDDEASPAMAAFTLAPHCIARATLTATYSVPGEPGATAFLRDGQ; translated from the coding sequence ATGACAGCCGACCTCACTCGCCCCCGCCCGCCGGCCCCTACCGGCCTCCTGCCCTCAGTCCCCTCCTTCACCCTGACCTCCGCGGACCTGACCGAGCAGGGGCGGGTCCCGGACATCTTCACCGGCATCCATGACAACGTCTCCCCGGCCCTGAGCTGGTCGGGCTTCCCCGAGCAGACGCAGTCCTTCGTCGTGTCCTGCTTCGACCCGGACGCTCCGACCATGTCGGGCTGGTGGCACTGGACCATCGTGGATCTGGACGCCTCGGTCACCTCGCTGGAGCGGGGTGCGGGGGCCAGCGACCTTCAGCTCGACGGCGCCGCCTTCCACCTGGCCGGGGACTCCGGCGACCACGCCTGGTTCGGCCCCTACCCGCCGGCGGGCGACGGCGACCACCGCTACGTCTTCACCGTCTCCGCCCTGGACGTGGACACGCTGGGCCTGGATGACGAGGCCAGTCCCGCCATGGCGGCCTTCACCCTGGCGCCGCACTGCATCGCTCGGGCCACGCTCACCGCCACCTACTCCGTGCCCGGGGAGCCCGGGGCCACCGCCTTCCTCAGGGACGGCCAGTGA
- a CDS encoding SatD family protein — translation MNASYALIADIIRSRELPDRRRAQRVIHETLDRAAEGLKLTQRPYATVGDELQAVSATLADALALTMRTHLLLPDGLGLRFGIGVGAISEVEGAAGSGADGAPGRPIQDGSAWWAAREAIEKAHHLQDAGRSFIRTWLRIHPDAVGGSGGEWSEREEFVNSVLILRDQAVFRFQPRQRRIMAGLLMGVTQVEIARQEKVSQQAVSEFARGAGSSLLEVQKLLDGLSGGGEGE, via the coding sequence GTGAATGCTTCCTACGCACTCATCGCAGACATCATCCGCTCGCGTGAGCTCCCTGATCGCAGGCGTGCTCAGCGCGTCATCCACGAGACTCTGGATCGGGCCGCTGAAGGGCTGAAGCTGACGCAGCGCCCGTACGCCACGGTTGGTGACGAGCTGCAGGCAGTCTCGGCGACCCTTGCCGACGCTCTCGCTCTCACCATGCGTACACACCTTCTTCTGCCTGATGGCTTAGGCCTGCGCTTCGGAATCGGAGTCGGAGCGATCTCCGAGGTGGAGGGGGCGGCGGGAAGCGGTGCAGACGGTGCGCCAGGACGTCCGATCCAGGACGGCTCGGCATGGTGGGCCGCACGCGAAGCCATCGAGAAGGCTCATCATCTCCAGGATGCGGGGAGGTCCTTCATTCGCACCTGGCTGCGCATCCACCCGGATGCGGTCGGCGGATCCGGAGGGGAGTGGAGTGAACGTGAGGAGTTCGTCAACTCCGTCCTCATCCTGCGAGACCAGGCGGTATTCCGCTTTCAGCCCCGTCAGCGCCGCATTATGGCCGGACTCCTCATGGGGGTGACCCAGGTTGAGATCGCCCGCCAGGAGAAGGTGAGTCAGCAAGCCGTCTCAGAATTCGCTCGCGGTGCCGGTTCCTCCTTGCTGGAGGTTCAAAAGCTTCTCGACGGGTTGAGTGGGGGAGGTGAAGGAGAATGA